A single genomic interval of Ramlibacter sp. harbors:
- the fghA gene encoding S-formylglutathione hydrolase, which produces MGAQAGTETLAGHACFGGELRFCQHDSAEIGLPMKFSVYLPPQAVAGARVPALLYLAGLTCNEETFMVKAGAQRLAAQLGLALIAPDTSPRGANVPGEADSWDFGVGAGFYLDATQAPWARHWRMESWLMAELLPMLVRELPLDGERLGIFGHSMGGHGALTLSLRHPGVFRTLSAFAPICAPAQCPWGQKAFTGYLGEDPAAWQAHDASALMTQQARPPFPGGVLIDQGLADKFLPGQLHPHLFEAACAAAGQPLTLRRHAGYDHGYYFIQTFMEDHLRFHARGLAAG; this is translated from the coding sequence ATGGGCGCGCAGGCGGGGACCGAAACACTGGCCGGCCATGCCTGCTTTGGCGGTGAGCTGCGCTTTTGCCAGCACGATTCGGCAGAGATTGGCTTGCCCATGAAGTTCTCGGTCTACCTGCCGCCGCAGGCCGTGGCTGGCGCCAGAGTGCCGGCGCTGCTGTACCTGGCGGGCCTGACCTGCAATGAGGAAACCTTCATGGTCAAGGCCGGCGCCCAGCGCCTGGCGGCGCAACTGGGCCTGGCGCTGATCGCCCCCGACACCAGCCCGCGCGGTGCGAACGTGCCCGGCGAGGCCGACAGCTGGGACTTTGGCGTGGGCGCGGGCTTTTACCTGGATGCCACCCAGGCGCCCTGGGCCAGGCACTGGCGCATGGAAAGCTGGCTCATGGCCGAGCTTTTGCCCATGCTGGTGCGCGAACTGCCGCTGGATGGCGAAAGGCTCGGCATCTTCGGCCACTCCATGGGCGGCCACGGTGCGCTGACGCTGTCGTTGCGCCACCCGGGCGTGTTCAGGACGCTGTCGGCCTTCGCGCCCATCTGCGCGCCCGCGCAGTGCCCCTGGGGCCAGAAGGCGTTCACGGGCTACCTGGGTGAAGACCCCGCAGCCTGGCAGGCCCATGACGCGAGCGCGCTCATGACGCAGCAAGCCCGGCCGCCGTTTCCGGGTGGTGTTCTCATCGATCAAGGGCTGGCCGACAAATTCCTGCCCGGGCAACTGCACCCGCATCTGTTTGAAGCGGCCTGCGCGGCTGCGGGCCAACCCCTGACGCTGCGCCGCCATGCGGGCTATGACCACGGCTACTACTTCATCCAGACCTTCATGGAAGACCACCTGCGTTTTCATGCCCGCGGACTGGCCGCAGGCTGA
- a CDS encoding MarR family transcriptional regulator has translation MSAAPQRFVDGYLGYLLGQANHALYKDFDAHVRAAGLSSIEWRVLSTLHDSPPLTVSQLALDVLSKQPTVTKLVQRMAEQGWVDLHADASDQRRTLVAATALGKRLVKPLVEEAKVHEARMLRALGATEKIALRKLLVKLAGSD, from the coding sequence GTGAGCGCGGCGCCGCAGCGCTTTGTCGATGGCTACCTTGGCTACCTGCTGGGCCAGGCCAACCATGCGCTGTACAAGGATTTCGACGCCCATGTGCGGGCCGCGGGCCTGAGCAGCATCGAGTGGCGCGTGCTGTCCACGCTGCATGACAGCCCCCCGCTCACCGTGAGCCAGCTCGCGCTGGACGTGCTGTCCAAGCAGCCCACGGTGACCAAGCTGGTCCAGCGCATGGCGGAGCAGGGCTGGGTTGATCTGCATGCCGACGCGAGCGACCAGCGGCGCACGCTGGTGGCGGCCACCGCGCTCGGCAAACGCCTGGTCAAGCCGCTGGTCGAAGAAGCCAAAGTGCACGAAGCCCGCATGCTGCGGGCACTGGGCGCTACTGAAAAGATAGCGCTGCGCAAGCTGCTCGTGAAGCTCGCGGGCAGCGACTGA
- a CDS encoding peptidase M29, whose protein sequence is MLQEKIEPAWLDAFESLLRRCAVQPGDTVAVLGESQSRPVLIELARLAAARVGAKAFTLLLPSVFESNRPVARSTGASNALQNIAPVVSALAGSTLVLDCTVEGLMHAPELPAILQGASGTQPRVVYVSNEHPEALARLLPGDTLEPLVKGHVKRLRAATAMQVTSAAGTDLRISLKGAAAGGNWGTTTRPGTMTHWPGGLALAFPAAGSVNGTLVLAEGDVNLTFKRYIERPVTLTIEDDYVTAIRGAGVDAELMRSYIAAWGDREAYAVSHVGYGLNPAARWDSMALYDKRDFNGTELRAFAGNFLYSTGANEVAGRYTAGHFDLPLRHCTVQLDGQTVVDAGQVVA, encoded by the coding sequence ATGCTGCAAGAAAAAATTGAGCCCGCGTGGCTTGACGCTTTTGAATCCCTGCTGCGCCGCTGTGCGGTCCAGCCCGGTGACACCGTGGCCGTGCTGGGCGAGAGCCAGAGCCGGCCCGTGCTGATCGAACTGGCGCGCCTGGCCGCCGCGCGCGTGGGCGCGAAGGCATTCACCCTGCTGCTGCCCAGCGTTTTTGAATCAAATCGGCCTGTAGCCCGCTCCACGGGCGCCTCCAATGCTCTGCAAAACATAGCACCCGTGGTGTCGGCGCTGGCCGGAAGCACCCTGGTGCTGGACTGCACCGTCGAAGGGCTGATGCACGCGCCCGAGCTGCCCGCCATCCTCCAGGGTGCCAGCGGGACCCAGCCGCGCGTGGTCTATGTCAGCAACGAGCATCCGGAGGCGCTGGCCCGCCTGCTGCCAGGCGACACGCTCGAGCCGCTGGTCAAGGGCCATGTCAAGCGCCTGCGCGCCGCCACGGCCATGCAGGTCACGTCAGCGGCGGGCACCGACCTGCGCATCTCCCTGAAAGGCGCTGCCGCGGGCGGCAACTGGGGCACCACCACGCGGCCCGGCACCATGACGCACTGGCCCGGCGGGCTGGCGCTGGCGTTTCCCGCGGCGGGCAGTGTCAATGGCACGCTGGTGCTGGCCGAAGGCGACGTCAACCTCACCTTCAAGCGCTACATCGAGCGCCCCGTCACCCTGACCATCGAGGACGACTACGTGACCGCCATCCGCGGCGCCGGGGTCGATGCCGAGCTGATGCGCAGCTACATCGCGGCCTGGGGCGATCGCGAGGCCTATGCCGTGAGCCACGTGGGCTACGGCCTGAACCCGGCGGCCCGCTGGGACAGCATGGCTCTCTACGACAAACGCGACTTCAACGGCACCGAGTTGCGCGCCTTCGCGGGCAACTTTCTCTACAGCACCGGCGCCAACGAGGTGGCGGGCCGCTACACGGCCGGCCACTTCGATCTGCCGCTGCGCCACTGCACCGTGCAGCTGGACGGCCAGACCGTGGTCGACGCGGGCCAGGTCGTCGCATGA
- a CDS encoding flavin reductase family protein — protein sequence MKFHGIRFVSPPRKAQPPAFSTLEFRAALGMFATGVTIVTARTATGELIGLTANSFNSVSLDPPLVLWSLARAAGSMPAFSTGSHYAINILGAGQKDLAERFALKGADRWGGVAFAEGVGGAPLLAGAAATFECFNRSRYEEGDHVIFVGEVERCTHARGASPLLFHGGQFYTEHAL from the coding sequence ATGAAATTTCATGGAATAAGGTTTGTGAGCCCTCCCCGCAAAGCCCAGCCGCCCGCGTTCTCCACGCTGGAGTTCCGCGCCGCGCTGGGCATGTTCGCCACCGGCGTGACCATCGTCACGGCGCGCACGGCCACGGGCGAGCTGATCGGCCTCACGGCCAACTCGTTCAACTCAGTGTCGCTGGATCCGCCGCTGGTGCTGTGGAGCCTGGCACGGGCCGCGGGCTCGATGCCCGCGTTCAGCACCGGCTCGCACTACGCCATCAACATCCTCGGGGCGGGCCAGAAGGACCTGGCCGAGCGCTTCGCGCTCAAGGGCGCCGACCGCTGGGGTGGTGTGGCCTTTGCCGAAGGCGTGGGCGGCGCGCCGCTGCTCGCGGGTGCCGCCGCCACCTTTGAGTGCTTCAACCGCAGCCGCTACGAGGAAGGCGACCACGTCATCTTCGTGGGCGAGGTCGAGCGCTGCACCCATGCCCGGGGTGCCTCGCCCCTGCTGTTTCACGGCGGCCAGTTCTACACGGAGCACGCGCTGTGA